In a genomic window of Lacrimispora sp. BS-2:
- a CDS encoding Lrp/AsnC family transcriptional regulator, whose translation MDDIDKKIVKTLQKNARASLKNIAETTFLSSPAVSARIEKLEREKIITGYHAAVDSRKLGYHITAFVSLDVSPADKIRFYGEMESISNVLECNCVTGEYSMLIKMAFPSTMELDIFIGQLQKYGKTSTQIVFSTPVGPRDMDVMAELGEKE comes from the coding sequence ATGGATGACATCGATAAGAAAATAGTGAAGACATTACAAAAGAATGCCCGGGCATCCCTAAAGAATATAGCGGAAACCACCTTTCTGTCTTCTCCCGCAGTTTCCGCCAGAATTGAAAAGCTGGAGCGGGAAAAAATCATCACCGGATATCATGCTGCGGTGGATTCAAGGAAGCTGGGATATCATATTACCGCATTTGTAAGTCTTGATGTTTCTCCGGCGGATAAAATCCGGTTTTATGGGGAAATGGAGTCCATTTCCAATGTACTGGAGTGCAACTGTGTCACAGGAGAATACTCCATGCTGATCAAGATGGCCTTTCCAAGTACCATGGAGCTGGACATTTTTATTGGGCAGCTCCAGAAATATGGAAAGACCAGCACTCAGATCGTATTTTCAACTCCGGTAGGGCCAAGAGACATGGATGTAATGGCGGAATTAGGAGAAAAAGAATAA
- a CDS encoding DUF368 domain-containing protein has translation MKYISELLKGVIIGVANILPGISGGMLAITMGVYDKIIHAVTQLFKEPLKSLRVLFPYGVGAVAGIVFLSLAFEYLFHTYPLQTKMAFLGMIGGGLPSLFQKSFSKDRADRRKGILTAALTCGVVILITFIAETTITSGSSGEGMNMASGAAYLSSEKFWVFTLFFVGLVAAATMVVPGVSGSMIMMMLGFYEPILQTNNACIRALSTLDVQSLLSNGVVLAPYITGLFIGVFLFAKVVERLLTRHERQMYRVIIGLVFSSPFVILWDMPWERVKLYELLGGIALALLGYVAAELLGGEG, from the coding sequence TTGAAGTATATCAGTGAACTTTTAAAGGGTGTTATCATTGGTGTGGCGAACATACTTCCCGGCATAAGCGGGGGAATGCTGGCCATTACCATGGGAGTGTATGATAAGATTATTCATGCGGTAACGCAGCTGTTTAAGGAGCCTTTAAAAAGCCTTCGGGTTCTCTTTCCCTATGGGGTGGGAGCGGTGGCAGGCATTGTTTTTCTTTCTCTGGCATTTGAATATCTTTTTCATACATATCCGCTCCAGACCAAAATGGCATTTTTGGGCATGATCGGCGGCGGGCTCCCTTCCTTGTTTCAAAAGTCATTTTCAAAAGACCGGGCAGACAGAAGGAAAGGAATATTAACGGCTGCCCTTACCTGCGGTGTGGTCATTCTCATCACCTTTATCGCTGAAACAACCATTACCTCCGGCAGCAGCGGGGAGGGAATGAATATGGCTTCCGGCGCGGCTTATCTTTCCTCTGAAAAATTCTGGGTATTCACGCTGTTTTTCGTGGGCCTGGTAGCTGCGGCCACCATGGTGGTTCCGGGGGTGAGCGGGTCCATGATTATGATGATGCTGGGTTTTTACGAACCCATACTGCAAACAAATAATGCCTGCATAAGAGCCCTTTCTACCCTTGATGTCCAAAGCCTTTTGTCCAATGGAGTGGTGCTGGCACCTTACATAACTGGCCTTTTCATAGGCGTTTTTCTATTTGCCAAGGTGGTGGAACGTCTGCTCACCCGCCATGAACGTCAAATGTACCGGGTTATTATAGGCCTGGTATTTTCCTCTCCTTTTGTCATCTTGTGGGATATGCCGTGGGAAAGAGTGAAGCTGTATGAGCTTTTGGGAGGAATTGCTCTGGCTTTGCTTGGATATGTGGCGGCTGAGCTGCTGGGGGGAGAAGGATAA
- a CDS encoding N-acetylmuramoyl-L-alanine amidase translates to MIVVIDAGHGGTDPGASYGGRQEKDDNLRLAMAVGRILADNGIDVRYTRTDDTYNTPLEKVTMANDTEADFFVSIHRNAMPVPGTGSGIEVLVFEDNGTSGMLAKNIGEALNKTGFANLGTVERPGLVILRRTKLPTVMVEVGFIDNEMDNDLFDQNFQDIAQAIADGILNSITEQEDTRPEYYQVQTGAFRVHTLAEDEVNTLKAQGFPAFVVYEDGLYKVRVGAFRNIDNAVRMEQTLRRLGYNTFMVKRPAVS, encoded by the coding sequence ATGATCGTAGTAATAGATGCCGGTCACGGCGGCACGGACCCAGGTGCGTCCTATGGCGGACGGCAGGAAAAAGATGATAACTTAAGGCTTGCGATGGCTGTGGGAAGAATTCTTGCAGACAACGGAATTGATGTCAGATATACCAGAACTGACGATACCTATAATACGCCCCTTGAGAAGGTCACCATGGCCAACGACACGGAAGCAGATTTCTTTGTTTCCATTCACCGAAATGCAATGCCGGTTCCAGGTACCGGTTCCGGAATAGAGGTTCTTGTATTTGAAGATAATGGGACATCGGGCATGCTGGCAAAAAACATAGGCGAAGCCTTAAATAAGACGGGATTCGCCAATTTAGGCACAGTGGAACGTCCGGGTCTGGTTATTCTCAGGCGGACAAAGCTTCCAACCGTTATGGTGGAAGTTGGATTTATTGATAACGAAATGGATAATGATTTGTTTGATCAGAATTTTCAGGATATTGCCCAGGCCATTGCAGATGGCATCCTGAATTCCATAACGGAACAGGAAGATACACGTCCTGAATATTATCAGGTGCAGACAGGAGCATTCCGGGTTCACACTCTGGCTGAAGATGAGGTTAATACTTTAAAGGCCCAGGGGTTCCCGGCATTTGTAGTCTATGAGGATGGACTTTATAAGGTTCGTGTAGGAGCATTCCGCAATATTGACAATGCGGTGCGCATGGAGCAGACTCTCAGGCGGCTCGGATATAATACGTTCATGGTAAAAAGACCGGCTGTGTCTTGA